In a genomic window of Variovorax paradoxus:
- the hpaH gene encoding 2-oxo-hepta-3-ene-1,7-dioic acid hydratase, which produces MLSSDTIARLAAELHESERSRVQVEHFSKRFPEMTIEDGYAISRAWVKQKIAEGRVAKGHKIGLTSRAMQQSSQITEPDYGTLLDDMFFEQGSDIPFARFIAPRIEVELAFILGKPLKGPGVTIFDVLAATDYVVPAIEIIDARIEQFDRHTKAPRKVFDTIADNAANAGIVIGGRPVKPDAVDLRWVSALLYKNGVIEESGVAAAVLNHPATGVAWLANKLAPWDEHLEAGEVVLGGSFTRPTTALPGDTFHADYGPLGAVSFRLV; this is translated from the coding sequence ATGCTTTCTTCCGACACCATCGCCCGGCTCGCGGCCGAACTGCACGAGAGCGAACGCTCGCGCGTGCAGGTCGAGCATTTCTCCAAGCGCTTTCCCGAGATGACCATCGAGGACGGCTATGCGATCTCGCGCGCATGGGTCAAGCAGAAGATCGCCGAGGGCCGCGTGGCCAAGGGCCACAAGATCGGCCTGACCTCGCGCGCGATGCAGCAGTCGAGCCAGATCACCGAGCCCGACTACGGCACGCTGCTCGACGACATGTTCTTCGAGCAGGGCAGCGACATCCCCTTCGCGCGCTTCATCGCGCCGCGCATCGAGGTCGAGCTGGCCTTCATCCTCGGCAAGCCGCTCAAGGGCCCGGGCGTGACCATCTTCGACGTGCTCGCGGCCACCGACTACGTGGTGCCGGCGATCGAGATCATCGATGCGCGCATCGAGCAGTTCGACCGCCACACCAAGGCGCCGCGCAAGGTCTTCGACACCATCGCCGACAACGCGGCCAATGCCGGCATCGTGATCGGCGGGCGGCCCGTGAAGCCCGACGCGGTCGACCTGCGCTGGGTCAGCGCGCTGCTCTACAAGAACGGCGTGATCGAGGAATCGGGCGTGGCCGCGGCGGTGCTCAACCATCCGGCCACCGGCGTGGCCTGGCTCGCGAACAAGCTGGCGCCCTGGGACGAACACCTGGAGGCCGGCGAGGTCGTTCTCGGCGGCTCGTTCACGCGCCCGACCACCGCGCTGCCCGGCGACACCTTCCATGCCGACTACGGCCCGCTGGGCGCCGTGTCGTTCCGCCTCGTCTGA
- a CDS encoding 2-dehydropantoate 2-reductase → MKICIYGAGAIGGWIGVGLAQAGQRLNVVARGATLEALRRDGLSLMRGDVRTRVPVNAVADPEELGVQDLVVIAVKAPALAGVAERIAPLIGADTLVLTAMNGVPWWFLEGGFGGPIAGHRLGAVDPDGAIARAIPAANVIGGVVHCSCSLDAPGVVRHHFGNGLIVGEPSGEATPRVKQLVELLQATGIETTLSPQIQRDVWFKLWGNMTVNPISALTGATTDLIMGDDYVRGFISAVMLEAKEIGRRIGIEIAQSPEDRHAVTRKLGAFKTSMLQDVEAGRSVELDALVTVVRELGELTAVATPFTDALLGLARLKTRQLGLY, encoded by the coding sequence ATGAAGATCTGCATTTACGGCGCCGGCGCGATCGGCGGATGGATCGGCGTCGGCCTCGCGCAAGCGGGCCAGCGCCTCAACGTGGTGGCGCGCGGCGCCACGCTCGAAGCGCTGCGGCGCGACGGCCTCTCGCTGATGCGCGGCGACGTGCGCACGCGCGTGCCGGTCAACGCGGTGGCCGACCCGGAAGAACTCGGCGTGCAGGACCTGGTGGTGATCGCCGTCAAGGCGCCGGCGCTGGCCGGCGTGGCCGAGCGCATCGCGCCGCTGATCGGCGCCGACACCCTGGTGCTGACCGCGATGAACGGCGTGCCCTGGTGGTTCCTCGAGGGCGGCTTCGGCGGCCCCATCGCGGGCCACCGCCTCGGCGCGGTCGATCCCGACGGCGCGATCGCGCGTGCCATTCCCGCGGCCAACGTGATCGGCGGCGTGGTGCACTGCAGCTGTTCGCTCGACGCGCCCGGCGTGGTGCGGCACCACTTCGGCAACGGCCTGATCGTGGGCGAGCCCTCGGGCGAGGCCACGCCGCGCGTGAAGCAGCTGGTCGAGCTGCTGCAGGCCACGGGCATCGAGACCACGCTGTCGCCGCAGATCCAGCGCGACGTCTGGTTCAAGCTCTGGGGCAACATGACGGTGAACCCGATCAGCGCGCTGACCGGTGCCACCACCGACCTGATCATGGGCGACGACTACGTGCGCGGCTTCATCTCGGCCGTGATGCTCGAGGCCAAGGAGATCGGCCGGCGCATCGGCATCGAGATCGCGCAGAGCCCGGAAGACCGCCACGCGGTCACGCGCAAGCTCGGCGCCTTCAAGACCTCGATGCTGCAGGACGTGGAGGCCGGCCGCTCGGTCGAGCTCGACGCCCTCGTGACCGTGGTGCGCGAGCTCGGCGAGCTGACCGCCGTGGCGACGCCGTTCACCGATGCGCTGCTGGGCCTGGCGCGCCTGAAGACGCGGCAGCTCGGCCTGTACTGA
- a CDS encoding class II aldolase/adducin family protein encodes MTPLATTTPSSASALVHPSIHPDERAAREELAACYRIFAMLGWTEMIYNHITVRLPDSVTGGEKQFLINPFGLHYSEVTASNLVKIDLQGRVLDGSTFPVNPAGFTVHAAIHDGLEGAHCVMHTHTTAGVAVACLQGGLQQTNFYTAQLHGMVAYHEFEGITIHADEGPRLLKSIGDRNAVILRNHGLLAWGQTLPQTFAILWTLQRACEIQMATFSMGAAIPVSEEIASRCTRDALQFSPAHGAGQDVFNALVRQVDRIDPSYRA; translated from the coding sequence ATGACCCCTCTCGCCACCACCACGCCGTCGTCCGCGTCGGCCCTGGTCCATCCCTCGATCCATCCCGACGAGCGCGCCGCGCGCGAGGAGCTCGCGGCCTGCTACCGCATCTTCGCGATGCTGGGCTGGACCGAGATGATCTACAACCACATCACGGTGCGGCTGCCCGACAGCGTGACCGGTGGCGAGAAGCAGTTCCTGATCAATCCCTTCGGCCTGCACTACAGCGAGGTCACGGCCAGCAACCTGGTGAAGATCGACCTGCAGGGCCGCGTGCTCGACGGCTCGACCTTCCCGGTCAACCCGGCCGGCTTCACGGTGCATGCCGCGATCCACGACGGCCTCGAGGGCGCGCACTGCGTGATGCACACGCACACCACCGCGGGCGTGGCCGTGGCCTGCCTGCAGGGCGGCCTGCAGCAGACCAACTTCTATACCGCGCAGCTGCACGGCATGGTGGCCTACCACGAGTTCGAGGGCATCACCATCCACGCCGACGAGGGCCCGCGCCTGCTCAAGAGCATCGGCGACCGCAACGCCGTGATCCTGCGCAACCACGGCCTGCTGGCCTGGGGCCAGACCCTGCCGCAGACCTTCGCGATCCTCTGGACCCTGCAGCGCGCCTGCGAGATCCAGATGGCGACCTTCTCGATGGGCGCCGCGATCCCCGTGAGCGAGGAGATCGCAAGCCGCTGCACGCGCGACGCGCTGCAGTTCAGCCCCGCGCACGGCGCCGGCCAGGACGTGTTCAATGCCCTGGTGCGCCAGGTCGACCGCATCGATCCTTCCTACCGCGCCTGA
- a CDS encoding ester cyclase, which produces MRRLALKFIVAAAVLGLAACAQLPAPGPAAQQEANRQAVLAFYEKGLNQKDAEAALKYVGNRYVQHNPTAADGPEGFRKFIAFLREKFPNSKSEIKRSFAEGDYVILHVHAVREPGTRGNAIVDIFKLENGKIVEHWDVIQPVPETAANSNGMF; this is translated from the coding sequence ATGCGCCGCCTCGCCCTCAAGTTCATCGTCGCCGCCGCCGTGCTGGGCCTCGCGGCCTGCGCCCAACTCCCCGCCCCCGGCCCCGCCGCCCAGCAGGAAGCCAACCGCCAGGCCGTGCTGGCCTTCTACGAGAAGGGCCTGAACCAGAAGGACGCCGAGGCCGCCCTCAAGTACGTGGGCAACCGCTACGTGCAGCACAACCCGACCGCGGCCGACGGCCCCGAGGGCTTTCGCAAGTTCATCGCCTTCCTGCGCGAGAAATTCCCGAACTCGAAGAGCGAGATCAAGCGCAGCTTCGCCGAGGGCGACTACGTGATCCTGCACGTGCACGCGGTGCGCGAACCGGGCACGCGCGGCAATGCGATCGTCGACATCTTCAAGCTCGAGAACGGCAAGATCGTCGAGCACTGGGACGTGATCCAGCCGGTGCCCGAGACCGCCGCCAACAGCAACGGCATGTTCTGA
- a CDS encoding extradiol ring-cleavage dioxygenase translates to MSLVFAGVCSHAPGITGRAHLADPAVKDEFHAQFHRFGEAMRATKPDAVIVIAAEHFANFFMNNMPAYAIGMADSYEGPIEDPKWLGIEKHTIPGDAALSQRLIREVMQTVDVAYAEEWKFDHGIMVPLNFLTPDFDTKVIPVNINCQGPPLTPLHRAWAFGEALRRACDKVPERIALVGTGGISHWPATPDSGKVNAEWDAEFMRRWCANDREALLSLDDYGDEATYREAGQGGFEIRTFLSVAAAARGQGEIFHMKAIPIFAVTCTAATMSVV, encoded by the coding sequence ATGAGTCTCGTATTCGCAGGCGTGTGCAGCCACGCCCCCGGCATCACCGGCCGCGCGCATCTCGCCGACCCGGCGGTGAAGGACGAGTTCCACGCGCAGTTCCATCGCTTCGGCGAGGCCATGCGCGCGACGAAGCCCGACGCGGTGATCGTGATCGCGGCCGAGCACTTCGCGAACTTCTTCATGAACAACATGCCGGCCTATGCGATCGGCATGGCCGACAGCTACGAGGGCCCGATCGAGGATCCGAAGTGGCTCGGCATCGAGAAGCACACCATCCCGGGCGATGCCGCGCTGTCGCAGCGGCTGATCCGCGAGGTGATGCAGACGGTGGACGTGGCCTATGCCGAGGAGTGGAAGTTCGACCACGGCATCATGGTGCCGCTGAATTTCCTCACGCCGGACTTCGACACCAAGGTCATCCCGGTCAACATCAACTGCCAGGGCCCGCCGCTCACGCCGCTGCACCGCGCCTGGGCTTTCGGCGAAGCGCTGCGCCGCGCCTGCGACAAGGTGCCCGAGCGCATCGCGCTGGTGGGCACCGGCGGCATCTCGCACTGGCCGGCCACGCCCGACTCGGGCAAGGTCAACGCCGAGTGGGACGCCGAGTTCATGCGCCGCTGGTGCGCCAACGACCGCGAGGCGCTGCTGTCGCTCGACGACTACGGCGACGAGGCGACCTACCGCGAAGCCGGCCAGGGCGGCTTCGAGATCCGCACCTTCCTCAGCGTGGCCGCGGCCGCGCGCGGCCAGGGGGAGATCTTCCACATGAAGGCCATTCCGATCTTCGCGGTGACCTGCACGGCCGCGACGATGTCGGTGGTTTGA
- a CDS encoding aromatic ring-opening dioxygenase subunit LigA, protein MSLYAMQKFLFALNRDAEVQRRYAEGGDTRKALLGGYDLSDEEREAIDSGDVGKLYVLGCNGQLLMHFAPLLGIPWADYLEAMREGVRKYGPVRAGIYAMTTGTDEKVAGV, encoded by the coding sequence ATGAGCCTCTATGCGATGCAGAAATTCCTGTTCGCGCTCAACCGCGATGCCGAGGTGCAGCGGCGCTATGCCGAAGGCGGCGACACGCGCAAGGCGCTGCTCGGCGGCTACGACCTCAGCGACGAGGAGCGCGAGGCCATCGACAGCGGCGACGTCGGCAAGCTCTACGTGCTGGGCTGCAACGGGCAGCTCTTGATGCACTTCGCGCCGCTCTTGGGCATCCCGTGGGCCGACTACCTCGAAGCCATGCGCGAGGGCGTGCGCAAGTACGGACCGGTGCGCGCCGGCATCTATGCAATGACAACCGGAACCGACGAGAAAGTGGCGGGCGTATGA
- the hpaI gene encoding 4-hydroxy-2-oxoheptanedioate aldolase, with the protein MHTPINLFKKAMAEKRAQIGLWVGLADGYAAEILAGTGYDWLLVDGEHAPNDVRSVLAQLQGISSAWSALPEGATRPQPIVRVPVGDTTLLKQYLDIGAQTLLVPMVDTAEQAARMVQGMRYPPEGIRGMGSALARASRWQAYPNYLHEANAQTCLLVQAETVEAMKNLDAIAATPGVDGVFIGPADLSASMGFVGQPNHPEVQAVIADAVARIQKAGKAAGILSTTEEQARKWLAAGATFVAVGVDTIVLAAAARQLAAKFRNGAAPAAPAPSSY; encoded by the coding sequence ATGCACACCCCCATCAACCTGTTCAAGAAGGCCATGGCCGAGAAGCGCGCCCAGATCGGCCTGTGGGTCGGCCTGGCCGACGGCTACGCGGCCGAGATCCTGGCCGGCACCGGCTACGACTGGCTGCTGGTCGACGGCGAGCACGCGCCCAACGACGTGCGCTCGGTGCTCGCGCAGCTGCAGGGCATCTCGAGCGCCTGGTCGGCGCTGCCCGAGGGCGCGACCCGGCCGCAGCCGATCGTGCGCGTGCCCGTGGGCGACACCACGCTGCTCAAGCAGTACCTCGACATCGGCGCGCAGACGCTGCTGGTGCCGATGGTCGACACCGCCGAGCAGGCCGCGCGCATGGTGCAGGGCATGCGCTATCCGCCCGAGGGCATCCGCGGCATGGGCAGCGCGCTCGCGCGGGCCTCGCGCTGGCAGGCCTATCCGAACTACCTGCACGAGGCCAATGCCCAGACCTGCCTGCTGGTGCAGGCCGAGACGGTGGAGGCGATGAAAAACCTCGACGCGATCGCGGCCACGCCCGGCGTCGACGGCGTGTTCATCGGCCCGGCCGACCTGTCGGCCTCGATGGGCTTCGTGGGCCAGCCCAACCATCCCGAGGTGCAGGCGGTGATCGCCGACGCGGTCGCGCGCATCCAGAAGGCCGGCAAGGCCGCGGGCATCCTCTCGACCACCGAGGAGCAGGCACGCAAGTGGCTCGCGGCCGGCGCCACCTTCGTGGCCGTGGGGGTGGACACCATCGTGCTGGCGGCGGCGGCGCGCCAGCTCGCCGCCAAGTTCAGGAACGGCGCCGCCCCGGCCGCGCCTGCTCCCAGCAGCTACTGA
- a CDS encoding 5-carboxymethyl-2-hydroxymuconate Delta-isomerase, giving the protein MPHLVILYTPNIEAETDMSALCRTLADTMLEQRDEAGKPVFPTGGTRVLAYPAAHYAVADGKADYAFVYLNLRMASGRSEAVKKKAGDALLARVRSHFEPVFSQRHIGITLQIDESPGQVYDGKHSNLHPLFNKS; this is encoded by the coding sequence ATGCCGCACCTGGTGATCCTCTACACGCCCAACATCGAGGCCGAGACCGACATGTCGGCGCTGTGCCGCACGCTGGCCGACACCATGCTCGAGCAGCGCGACGAAGCCGGCAAGCCGGTGTTCCCGACCGGCGGCACGCGCGTGCTGGCCTACCCGGCCGCGCACTACGCGGTGGCCGACGGCAAGGCCGACTACGCCTTCGTCTACCTCAACCTGCGCATGGCCTCGGGCCGCTCCGAGGCGGTGAAGAAGAAGGCCGGCGACGCGCTGCTGGCCAGGGTGCGAAGCCACTTCGAGCCCGTCTTCTCGCAACGCCACATCGGCATCACGCTGCAGATCGACGAGAGCCCCGGCCAGGTCTACGACGGCAAGCACAGCAACCTGCATCCCCTGTTCAACAAGAGCTGA
- a CDS encoding tripartite tricarboxylate transporter substrate binding protein, which produces MSLGRRTLLQGTAALAALPMLARAQAAWPARPVRIVVPFPPGGTTDFVARLVGTELAKTLGQPVVIENKPGAGTVIGVDTVAKAAPDGYSFVCVANSFAANQTLVRKLPYDTLKDLRPVALMGMSEHVLATHPGSGLKTLADLRDQAKAKPGTLSFASFGNGTSAHLSGEMLKLQMGLDIVHVPYKGQGPALTDLLGGQVTMMFGNWPEFRGHVEGGKLVALGMATAQRSQYAPNIPTLAEQGVAIESNSWNGLLAPAGTPDAVVQRVNAEVNRALAGPVVTEAFRKGGIASLSGTPERFAVFVQSEIAKYGDVIRKANIQIEG; this is translated from the coding sequence ATGAGCCTGGGTCGCCGCACGCTGCTGCAAGGCACGGCCGCGCTCGCGGCACTGCCCATGCTGGCGCGCGCCCAGGCCGCGTGGCCGGCCCGGCCGGTGCGCATCGTCGTGCCCTTCCCGCCCGGCGGCACCACCGACTTCGTCGCGCGGCTGGTCGGCACCGAGCTCGCGAAGACGCTGGGCCAGCCCGTGGTGATCGAGAACAAGCCCGGCGCGGGCACGGTGATCGGCGTCGACACGGTCGCCAAGGCCGCGCCCGACGGCTACAGCTTCGTCTGCGTGGCCAACAGCTTCGCGGCCAATCAAACGCTGGTGCGCAAGCTGCCCTACGACACGCTGAAGGACCTGCGCCCGGTGGCGCTGATGGGCATGTCGGAGCATGTGCTCGCCACCCATCCGGGCAGCGGCCTCAAGACGCTGGCCGACCTGCGCGACCAGGCCAAGGCGAAGCCCGGCACGCTGAGCTTCGCCTCCTTCGGCAACGGCACCTCGGCCCACCTGTCGGGCGAGATGCTCAAGCTGCAGATGGGCCTGGACATCGTGCACGTGCCCTACAAGGGCCAGGGCCCGGCGCTGACCGACTTGCTCGGCGGCCAGGTCACGATGATGTTCGGCAACTGGCCCGAGTTCCGCGGCCATGTGGAGGGCGGCAAGCTGGTGGCGCTGGGCATGGCGACCGCGCAGCGCTCGCAGTACGCGCCGAACATTCCCACACTGGCCGAACAGGGCGTGGCGATCGAGTCCAATTCGTGGAACGGCCTGCTGGCGCCCGCCGGCACGCCCGACGCCGTGGTGCAGCGCGTGAACGCCGAGGTCAACCGCGCGCTCGCGGGACCGGTGGTGACCGAGGCCTTCCGCAAGGGCGGCATCGCGTCGCTGTCGGGCACGCCCGAGCGCTTCGCGGTCTTCGTCCAGAGCGAGATCGCGAAGTACGGCGACGTGATCCGCAAGGCCAACATCCAGATCGAGGGCTGA
- a CDS encoding Bug family tripartite tricarboxylate transporter substrate binding protein, with protein sequence MSFTRRQLLQSTGASALLAGIGQRAFAQAGIETATIVTGFAAGGTSDTICRRVATKLSPDYARAAVVENRTGAGGQIAVSYVKGRPADGTTILQTPTSILTIYPHIYKKLPYDPMVDITPVTIGCIFDFGFAVGPAVPASVKTVPEFLAWAKANPAGANYGSPAAGSTPHFIGALLGKKGGVELKHAAYRGTQPAMLDLLGGNISAVSGPIGDITQHLPTGKVRILGVSGAKRSRFAPDVPTFGEQGIQDMAHSEWFAFFLPAKASPELVARLNASMKNALAQKDVVDGLGTFGLEAMSSTPAELTELLKKDTAKWAPIVKEVGFTAEG encoded by the coding sequence ATGAGCTTCACCCGCCGCCAGCTGCTGCAGTCCACCGGCGCCTCCGCGCTGCTCGCCGGCATCGGCCAGCGCGCCTTCGCGCAGGCCGGCATCGAGACCGCGACCATCGTCACCGGCTTCGCGGCCGGCGGCACCTCGGACACCATCTGCCGCCGGGTCGCGACCAAGCTGAGCCCCGACTACGCGCGCGCGGCGGTGGTGGAGAACCGCACCGGCGCGGGCGGCCAGATCGCGGTCAGCTACGTCAAGGGCCGCCCGGCCGACGGCACCACGATCCTGCAGACGCCGACCTCGATCCTCACGATCTACCCGCACATCTACAAGAAGCTGCCGTACGACCCGATGGTCGACATCACGCCCGTGACCATCGGCTGCATCTTCGACTTCGGTTTCGCGGTCGGCCCGGCCGTGCCGGCCAGCGTGAAGACCGTGCCCGAATTCCTGGCCTGGGCCAAGGCCAACCCGGCCGGCGCCAACTACGGCTCGCCGGCGGCCGGCTCCACGCCGCACTTCATCGGCGCGCTGCTCGGCAAGAAGGGCGGCGTCGAGCTCAAGCACGCGGCCTACCGCGGCACGCAGCCGGCCATGCTCGACCTGCTGGGCGGCAACATCTCGGCGGTGTCGGGCCCGATCGGCGACATCACGCAGCACCTGCCCACGGGCAAGGTGCGCATCCTCGGCGTCTCGGGCGCCAAGCGCAGCCGCTTCGCGCCCGACGTGCCGACCTTCGGCGAGCAGGGCATCCAGGACATGGCGCACAGCGAGTGGTTCGCCTTCTTCCTGCCGGCCAAGGCCTCGCCCGAGCTGGTCGCGAGGCTCAATGCCTCGATGAAGAATGCGCTCGCGCAGAAGGACGTGGTCGACGGCCTCGGCACCTTCGGCCTGGAAGCCATGTCCTCCACGCCCGCCGAGCTGACCGAACTGTTGAAGAAAGACACCGCCAAGTGGGCGCCGATCGTCAAGGAAGTCGGCTTCACCGCGGAAGGCTAA
- a CDS encoding dihydroxy-acid dehydratase, with product MTTPTDPKPPRFRSATIREGTIRATTRSFLHALGQDDEDIERPHVGVFHTGGEMSPCNLNLREQAQHAKTGIYAGGGTPHECPVVSVSDGLTMAHSGMRFSLISRELIADSVEASVRGHQWDGIFAIGACDKNLPGLMMGMVRCNVPSVFVHGGSALPGQMPGPDGRDLNVVDTYETIGQVLAGTATHDELDAMSRACLPTAGACAGQFTANTMGMVSEALGLAPIGSSMVPAVFSERAPLMRRAAKTLMKAVMGDSPLPRDIVTRKALENACAVVSATGGSTNAALHLPAIAHEAGIRFHLDDVAEVFARTPLIADLRPGGRYLARDVFYIGGAGVILRTLLEQGFLHGDVLTFTGRTMAEELADALAPDGRVVREAGNPITRDGGLAVLKGNLCPDGALLKTAGLQTLVHRGPARVFDSEEEAQTAVQNRRYEAGDVIVIRNEGPRGSPGMREMLGITALLYGQGMGDKVALLTDGRFSGATRGLCIGYAGPEAADGGPIAALRDGDLIAIDARAAARTISVELTDEEIARRLAGRGVNAGVPRGGLLEKYALTVRPAHQGAVTHSGAVTWLRDES from the coding sequence ATGACCACGCCCACCGATCCCAAGCCGCCGCGCTTCCGTTCCGCCACCATCCGCGAGGGCACGATCCGCGCGACCACGCGCAGCTTCCTGCATGCGCTGGGCCAGGACGACGAGGACATCGAGCGCCCGCACGTCGGCGTGTTCCACACCGGCGGCGAGATGAGCCCGTGCAACCTGAACCTGCGCGAGCAGGCGCAGCACGCCAAGACCGGCATCTACGCGGGCGGCGGCACGCCGCACGAATGCCCGGTGGTGTCGGTCAGCGACGGGCTGACCATGGCGCACTCGGGCATGCGCTTCTCGCTGATCTCGCGCGAGCTGATCGCCGACAGCGTGGAAGCCTCGGTGCGCGGCCACCAGTGGGACGGCATCTTCGCGATCGGCGCCTGCGACAAGAACCTGCCGGGCCTGATGATGGGCATGGTGCGCTGCAACGTGCCGAGCGTGTTCGTGCACGGCGGCTCGGCACTGCCGGGCCAGATGCCCGGGCCCGACGGGCGCGACCTCAACGTGGTCGATACCTACGAGACCATCGGCCAAGTGCTGGCCGGCACGGCCACGCACGATGAGCTCGACGCCATGAGCCGCGCCTGCCTGCCCACGGCCGGCGCCTGCGCGGGCCAGTTCACGGCCAACACCATGGGCATGGTGTCGGAGGCGCTGGGCCTCGCGCCGATCGGCTCGAGCATGGTGCCGGCGGTGTTCAGCGAGCGCGCGCCGCTGATGCGCCGCGCCGCGAAGACGCTGATGAAGGCGGTGATGGGCGACAGCCCGCTGCCGCGCGACATCGTCACGCGCAAGGCGCTCGAGAACGCCTGCGCCGTGGTCTCGGCCACGGGCGGCTCGACCAATGCCGCGCTGCACCTGCCGGCGATCGCGCACGAGGCCGGCATCCGCTTCCACCTCGACGACGTGGCCGAGGTGTTCGCGCGCACGCCGCTCATCGCCGACCTGCGCCCGGGCGGGCGCTACCTCGCGCGCGACGTGTTCTACATCGGCGGCGCCGGCGTGATCCTGCGCACGCTGCTCGAGCAGGGCTTCCTGCATGGCGACGTGCTCACCTTCACCGGCCGCACCATGGCCGAGGAACTGGCCGACGCCCTGGCGCCCGACGGCCGCGTGGTGCGCGAGGCCGGCAACCCGATCACGCGCGACGGCGGGCTGGCGGTGCTCAAGGGCAACCTCTGCCCCGATGGCGCGCTGCTCAAGACCGCCGGCCTGCAGACGCTGGTGCACCGCGGCCCGGCGCGGGTGTTCGATTCGGAGGAAGAGGCGCAGACCGCGGTGCAGAACCGGCGGTACGAAGCGGGCGACGTGATCGTGATCCGCAACGAGGGCCCCCGGGGCAGCCCCGGCATGCGCGAGATGCTGGGCATCACCGCCCTGCTCTACGGCCAGGGCATGGGCGACAAGGTGGCGCTACTGACCGACGGGCGCTTCTCGGGCGCCACGCGCGGCCTGTGCATCGGCTATGCCGGGCCCGAGGCGGCCGACGGGGGTCCGATCGCGGCGCTGCGCGACGGCGACCTGATCGCGATCGACGCGCGCGCGGCGGCGCGCACCATTTCGGTGGAACTGACGGACGAGGAGATCGCGCGGCGCCTCGCCGGACGTGGAGTAAACGCGGGGGTCCCGCGCGGTGGCTTGCTGGAAAAATACGCGCTCACCGTGCGTCCTGCCCACCAGGGCGCGGTGACCCATTCGGGCGCGGTCACCTGGCTGCGCGACGAGTCCTGA